A genomic window from Populus nigra chromosome 7, ddPopNigr1.1, whole genome shotgun sequence includes:
- the LOC133699982 gene encoding polyphenol oxidase, chloroplastic-like, producing MAHFSRFFTLAFSPTTFRTSSFCPSSPKVSKYHSTPSAVSSKATNDRDPRSPTTRRDVILGLGGLYYASSILSDAYVNDAKPVSAVEKTRRGIRDFDHGKVAQAAETKNMVLTPISAFPLDLDKVISTEVSRPKKSRSKKEKQDEEEVLVIEGVDFERGEFVKFDVYVNDEGDQSLRGPDKAEFAGSFVNVPHRSRTERKARLTLAINELLDNLEAEGDDSLVVTLVPRSGKNPVNIGGVKIEYTNE from the coding sequence ATGGCTCATTTCTCTAGATTCTTTACTTTAGCGTTCTCCCCAACCACTTTTAGGACCTCCTCCTTCTGCCCCTCCTCCCCAAAAGTATCCAAGTACCATTCAACCCCTAGTGCTGTTTCAAGTAAAGCTACTAATGATCGTGATCCTCGAAGCCCTACCACAAGAAGAGATGTCATCCTTGGTTTAGGGGGCCTTTATTATGCAAGCAGTATTCTTAGTGATGCATATGTCAATGATGCTAAGCCAGTCTCAGCTGTAGAGAAAACCAGAAGAGGGATAAGGGATTTTGATCACGGCAAGGTGGCACAAGCAGCTGAAACAAAGAATATGGTGCTAACACCAATCAGTGCGTTCCCTTTAGATTTAGATAAAGTGATTAGTACTGAGGTTTCGAGGCCAAAGaaatcaagaagtaagaagGAGAAACAAGATGAAGAGGAAGTTTTAGTGATAGAAGGGGTTGATTTTGAGAGAGGAGAGTTTGTGAAGTTTGATGTTTATGTTAACGATGAGGGTGATCAATCACTCAGAGGACCAGACAAGGCTGAGTTTGCTGGGAGCTTTGTGAATGTGCCTCATAGGAGTAGGACCGAAAGGAAGGCTCGTTTGACACTGGCGATTAACGAATTGCTGGACAATTTGGAAGCTGAAGGTGATGATAGCTTGGTGGTGACTTTGGTGCCTAGGTCTGGTAAGAACCCTGTTAATATTGGTGGCGTCAAGATTGAGTATACAAATGAATGA
- the LOC133699148 gene encoding COP1-interacting protein 7-like, protein MDSSTLLDYALFQLTPTRTRCDLILFCGGKNEKLASGLFEPFILHLKLIKDQISKVGYSIKLCPPTKNAPWFTKGTFERFVRFVSTPAVLERFVSLERDILQIEESAVHANELSNTNVAGQLEEGSGLAANTITRKSSDSSKLKDELEKSEHASMEGNSKIQFQLLLEARKTLLRKEQAMAYARGLVVGFEVDSINDLISFADAFGASRLREACDNFKELCKKKHGDGLWMEELAAMEACPPSELSFLGTSGIVLANEISSLNQNVMLNLTNNGVSTGDFMPNGSTDASRSDSTAGRKDGSMGTSDQIVSSSAKVQVPMQWPNQIHPYMYNFQGPIPQFPPYQGYPFPTMQPLPPNYPRNMQWPSNMKEFSQGKKDKSLNKKGYKYSGEDRQTDSIDSEGRSDSDSHIDQDKKNSSIDVPYRKKHRKKSSKTVVIRNINYITPKRRNEGSDSFSDETSSDEDEYIDEDTIKKKVDDAVGSLGKLCKSNSSTQKRKGSNKSNHKSNGSSNAPDQDFDDGPVSNASRGGRTSENWDAFQSLLMKDDDTVNGVEKLQPVDVQEEHFIVKSSGDGTSLRSNRAMDLGPEKLLNRRMVTGDSFVVTPRDGEHEDRVRLEDIENAESFRPIMKRRDLTDEDLVISQRLEDSGSGLRGILSRSTEPSIIKPGKGDDWFVINHSVKPENQDTANYMLSLEGDSLNAKSSRRDVLVDDSFMIHARSSVDDLYGSQWKTDISMATDLTLSSQAENGITDHNHEVMDAYEPNDLCVVLERDSGFESTRYSWVTDQGIDISFMEAHRSSNAESGDQTEKKLPSNSDKTTVKKNGINGRKVPEVRTKIVQGSPSKNRTEMMSKSKKSSVVSRPTVQKSKQEKEEEIRKKMEELAIQRLKRIAERTAAAGGAPAATKRASLESKSVKGSSKSDKNKIIPRPERQTR, encoded by the exons ATGGATTCTTCAACTCTTCTTGACTATGCTCTCTTTCAACTTACCCCAACTCGAACCAG GTGTGATCTGATTCTCTTCTGTGGAGGCAAGAATGAGAAACTGGCTTCTGGGTTATTTGAACCATTCATTTTACACCTTAAATTGATTAAAGATCAGATTTCCAAAGTTGGGTACTCCATCAAACTTTGCCCACCAACCAAAAATGCTCCGTGGTTCACCAAAGGTACTTTTGAGAG ATTTGTTCGTTTTGTTAGTACACCAGCTGTACTTGAGAGATTTGTCAGCCTAGAAAGAGACATCTTGCAGATTGAGGAGAGTGCAGTTCATGCCAATGAATTATCAAACACAAATGTAGCTGGACAACTGGAGGAAG GGAGTGGACTGGCTGCCAATACTATCACAAGGAAGTCAAGTGATTCCTCTAAG CTAAAAGATGAACTTGAGAAAAGTGAGCACGCTTCAATGGAAGGAAATTCCAA GATTCAGTTTCAACTGCTTCTGGAAGCACGGAAAACATTGCTTCGCAAAGAGCAAGCTATGGCTTATGCACGTGGCCTTGTTGTTGGATTTGAAGTGGACAGCATAAATGATCTCATCTCCTTCGCAGATGCTTTTGGAGCTTCACGGTTAAG GGAAGCATGCGACAATTTCAAGGAATTATGTAAGAAAAAGCATGGGGATGGTCTCTGGATGGAGGAATTAGCAGCAATGGAGGCATGCCCTCCATCAGAGCTGTCATTTTTGGGAACATCAGGAATTGTACTTGCAAATGAAATTAGTTCCCTTAATCAGAATGTCATGCTAAATTTGACAAACAATGGGGTATCTACTGGTGATTTTATGCCCAATGGATCTACAGATGCATCAAGATCTGATTCAACTGCAGGCAGAAAGG ATGGTAGCATGGGAACATCTGACCAGATAGTATCATCTAGTGCCAAAGTTCAAGTACCAATGCAGTGGCCAAACCAGATACATCCATACATGTACAATTTCCAAGGCCCTATTCCTCAGTTTCCTCCGTATCAAGGATATCCTTTCCCTACCATGCAGCCTCTCCCTCCTAATTATCCAAGAAATATGCAGTGGCCTTCTAACATGAAAGAATTTAGTCAAGGAAAAAAGGATAAGTCCCTGAACAAAAAGGGATATAAATATTCAGGAGAAGACAGGCAAACAGACTCCATTGACTCTGAAGGAAGGAGTGATTCAGATTCCCATATAGATCAGGACAAAAAGAACTCCTCTATAGATGTTCCATACAGGAAAAAACACAGGAAGAAGTCCTCTAAGACCGTTGTCATCAGAAATATTAACTACATCACCCCCAAGAGAAGAAATGAAGGAAGTGATAGTTTTTCTGATGAAACTTCTTCAGATGAGGATGAGTACATTGATGAAGATACCATAAAAAAGAAGGTAGATGATGCAGTTGGATCATTGGGAAAATTGTGCAAGTCAAATTCAAGtacacagaaaagaaaaggctcgAACAAGAGCAACCACAAGTCAAATGGATCAAGTAATGCTCCTGACCAAGATTTTGACGATGGCCCTGTTTCAAATGCATCCAGGGGAGGAAGGACGAGTGAGAACTGGGATGCTTTCCAGAGCCTTCTGATGAAAGATGATGACACAGTTAATGGGGTAGAAAAATTGCAGCCAGTGGATGTTCAGGAAGAGCATTTCATAGTCAAAAGCTCTGGAGATGGAACTTCATTAAGGAGCAATCGTGCTATGGACTTGGGACCAGAGAAATTACTGAACAGAAGGATGGTGACAGGTGATTCTTTTGTTGTGACTCCGAGGGATGGGGAACACGAGGATAGAGTTAGGCTGGAAGATATAGAAAATGCAGAGAGTTTTCGACCAATCATGAAGAGAAGGGACTTGACAGATGAAGATTTGGTAATTTCACAAAGATTAGAAGATTCAGGAAGTGGCCTCAGGGGTATCTTATCTCGTTCCACTGAGCCATCCATAATCAAGCCTGGTAAAGGAGATGATTGGTTTGTTATCAATCACTCAGTGAAACCAGAAAACCAGGATACAGCCAATTACATGCTATCACTAGAGGGTGATTCTTTAAATGCCAAGTCGAGTAGAAGAGATGTACTTGTTGATGATTCTTTCATGATTCATGCTCGATCTTCTGTGGATGATTTATATGGTTCTCAATGGAAAACTGACATAAGCATGGCTACGGATCTAACTTTATCTTCCCAGGCAGAAAATGGCATTACAGATCATAATCATGAAGTTATGGATGCCTATGAACCGAATGACCTCTGTGTGGTCCTTGAACGAGATTCTGGATTTGAATCTACAAGGTATTCCTGGGTTACAGACCAGGGAATTGACATATCATTCATGGAAGCTCATAGGAGCTCAAATGCTGAATCTGGTGATCAAACTGAGAAGAAGCTTCCTTCAAACAGTGACAAGACCACTGTCAAGAAAAATGGAATTAATGGGAGAAAAGTTCCAGAAGTGAGGACTAAAATCGTGCAAGGATCCCCCAGTAAGAACAGAACTGAGATGATGTCTAAAAGCAAGAAATCATCAGTTGTTAGTAGGCCCACAGTTCAGAAGAGCAAGCAAGAGAAG GAAGAAGAGATTAGGAAGAAAATGGAAGAGTTAGCAATTCAACGCCTAAAAAGAATTGCTGAAAGAACTGCAGCAGCTGGTGGTGCTCCAGCGGCAACCAAGAGGGCATCATTGGAGAGCAAATCAGTCAAAGGTTCATCCAAGtctgacaaaaataaaatcattcctAGACCTGAGAGACAAACAAGATAG
- the LOC133699981 gene encoding uncharacterized protein At4g04980, with protein MSTGIFCRIKPLLFGGRTSRFEVVKRAHLVKDKKKESEEPKMERSRSRGSSGNFILMMELRKKIITFRDIIDLPPFDASMSINELVIGTMRDLHKFYPEIIPSSQLYEIKGSSIDKVLKYFCEALRSIGDSWMMNQEWMDKATYNMYNNSDQRISSEQAVEIASATLTCMIKIAREMFDALDEYELNKDIQRSNAFSKILMESSSENNSYSPCCASPETPTSVLPEFSGSPASGEFSNFYSSSPLLRSLRVQALEKLNPMDIKRLSFHMPSNLEILDGSSLKRKDRVDDETMTEVEAKHKPLFERSNSEESSNCEELMFEIEASSNCDVKKAADLEDHSDYSLKRGMPQITAAETTPVIAEAITPPAALSVNASPVPPAQPHISSPMMVDIVATPSLPSTPPPMKLQPDVATTQPPPPTPPPPPPFVLQPATFTVASVPRQPPTMSRTVTAPPLPPPPPPMASGTAAAAPPPPPPPPPPRMLSGTGTAAPMLPPPPPPQTSTARNAPPPPPPLMMSSKGTMPLPPPPPMPLGNGAAPPPPPPGAARSLRPKKAQTKLKRSSQMGNLYRVLKGKVEGGNQLTKSPTGRRGPASSSAGGKQGMADALAEITKRSAYFQQIEEDVQKYSKEITELKAAISTFKTKDMTELIKFHKHVESILEKLTDETQVLARFEGFPQKKLEALRTAAALGSKLNGVVSELKNWKVEPPLGQLLDKTERYFNKIKGDLDALERTKDEESKKFQSHNIDFDFHILVQIKESMVDVSSSCMELALKERRQTKAAETAVSGTKTEPRSKMLWRAFQFAFRVYSFAGGHDDRADMLTRELAHEIETDPHHQ; from the exons ATGTCTACTGGTATCTTCTGTCGCATTAAGCCCTTGCTCTTTGGAGGCAGGACTTCTAGATTTGAG GTAGTGAAAAGAGCTCACTTGGTCAAGGATAAGAAGAAGGAATCAGAAGAACCGAAGATGGAACGTTCACGTTCACGTGGATCTTCAGGCAACTTCATTTTGATGATGGAGCTTAGGAAGAAAATCATTACCTTCAGAGACATCATTGACCTACCACCTTTTGATGCTTCTATGAGCATAAACGAG CTGGTGATAGGAACAATGAGAGATCTGCACAAGTTTTACCCTGAAATCATACCCAGTAGTCAACTGTATGAAATTAAGGGATCATCTATCGATAAG GTTCTGAAATATTTTTGTGAGGCTTTGAGGTCAATTGGGGATTCATGGATGATGAATCAAGAGTGGATGGACAAAGCTACATACAACATGTACAATAACAGTGATCAAAGGATCAGTTCGGAACAAGCAG TTGAAATTGCTTCGGCAACACTCACCTGCATGATTAAGATAGCACGAGAAATGTTTGATGCGCTGGATGAATATGAGCTAAATAAAGACATTCAACGATCCAACGCCTTCAGCAAAATCTTGATGGAATCCTCTTCAGAAAACAACAGCTATAGCCCATGTTGTGCTTCTCCAGAGACTCCTACATCAGTGCTTCCCGAGTTTTCGGGTTCTCCTGCTTCTGgagaattttcaaatttttatagctcttctcctcttctcagATCTCTGAGAGTTCAAGCACTTGAAAAATTGAACCCCATGGACATAAAACGTCTCTCATTCCACATGCCTTCAAACCTGGAAATTCTAGACGGCAGCAGTTTGAAACGAAAGGACAGAGTGGATGATGAAACAATGACAGAAGTGGAAGCAAAGCACAAGCCATTGTTCGAAAGGAGCAATTCAGAAGAAAGCAGCAATTGTGAGGAACTGATGTTTGAAATAGAAGCAAGCAGTAATTGTGATGTGAAAAAAGCTGCTGACCTTGAGGATCACAGCGATTACAGCCTCAAGCGTGGAATGCCACAGATTACAGCAGCTGAGACCACTCCAGTGATAGCTGAAGCCATAACGCCACCAGCTGCATTGTCAGTCAATGCATCACCAGTTCCACCAGCACAGCCTCACATATCCTCACCCATGATGGTAGACATTGTGGCCACACCATCACTACCATCTACTCCTCCACCAATGAAGCTGCAACCAGATGTAGCAACCACACAGCCACCACCTCCAactccacctccaccaccaccattcgTGCTGCAGCCAGCGACTTTTACAGTGGCTAGCGTACCACGTCAACCACCTACTATGTCAAGAACTGTAACAGCACCCCCGctaccacctccaccaccacctatGGCATCTGGAACTGCAGCAGCAGCACCCCCGCCCCCGCCCCCGCCCCCGCCCCCGCGTATGTTATCAGGAACTGGAACAGCAGCACCAAtgctgccaccaccaccaccacctcaaaCATCAACTGCAAGAAACGCACCACCTCCTCCCCCACCACTCATGATGTCTTCAAAAGGAACGATGCCATTGCCACCGCCGCCACCTATGCCTCTCGGAAATGGAGCTGCTCCCCCACCTCCTCCACCTGGTGCAGCAAGATCCTTACGCCCCAAGAAAGCACAGACTAAATTGAAGAGATCAAGTCAGATGGGTAATTTGTATCGAGTGCTTAAGGGGAAGGTGGAAGGAGGAAATCAACTTACTAAATCACCTACTGGAAGAAGGGGTCCAGCTTCGAGCAGTGCTGGCGGAAAGCAGGGAATGGCTGATGCACTAGCAGAGATTACAAAGAG ATCAGCATACTTCCAACAAATTGAAGAAGATGTTCAAAAGTATTCAAAGGAAATCACAGAGCTGAAGGCTGCCATCAGTACTTTCAAAACAAAGGACATGACAGAGTTGATCAAGTTCCATAAGCATGTCGAATCAATTCTTGAGAAATTAACTGATGAAACACAG GTGCTTGCAAGGTTTGAAGGTTTCCCTCAAAAAAAGCTGGAAGCATTAAGGACAGCAGCTGCCCTAGGCTCAAAGTTGAATGGCGTAGTGTCTGAATTGAAAAATTGGAAGGTAGAGCCCCCATTAGGCCAGCTTCTTGACAAGACAGAACGTTACTTCAACAAG ATCAAAGGAGACCTTGACGCCTTGGAGAGGACAAAAGATGAAGAATCCAAGAAATTTCAAAGTCACAACATCGACTTCGACTTCCATATTCTTGTACAAATCAAGGAATCAATGGTGGATGTTTCTTCGAGCTGCATGGAATTGGCACTCAAG GAGAGGAGGCAAACAAAAGCTGCAGAGACAGCAGTATCTGGAACCAAAACAGAACCTAGAAGTAAGATGCTTTGGAGGGCTTTCCAATTCGCATTCCGGGTTTATAGCTTTGCTGGTGGACATGATGATCGAGCTGACATGCTGACAAGAGAATTGGCCCATGAAATAGAGACTGATCCTCATCAtcaatga
- the LOC133700148 gene encoding probable 2' cyclic ADP-D-ribose synthase BdTIR codes for MKNKLLPPCDVFINHRCIDTKRTISGLLFDHLSRLRLHPFLDSKNMRPGDKLFDNIDRAIHECKVGVAVFSPRYCESYFCLHELALLMETKKRVIPIFCDVKPSQLHVKDNGLCPGEELQRFTYALEEAKYTVGLTFDTLEGNWSQFLTTAMDAVVHNLIEVDAEETHKHRTYFMKNITDEKSR; via the exons ATGAAAAATAAGCTTTT ACCACCCTGTGATGTGTTCATTAATCATCGGTGCATCGATACGAAGAGGACTATTTCTGGGTTGCTCTTTGATCATCTTTCTAGACTCAGGCTCCATCCATTTTTGGATAGCAAGAACATGAGACCTGGTGACAAACTATTTGACAACATTGATAGAGCTATCCATGAATGTAAGGTTGGGGTTGCTGTATTTTCTCCCCGTTATTGTGAGTCGTACTTCTGTCTCCATGAACTGGCTTTATTAATGGagacaaaaaaaagagttatacCTATATTCTGTGATGTCAAACCGTCTCAGCTCCATGTCAAGGATAATGGGCTTTGTCCAGGCGAAGAGCTGCAAAGGTTTACATATGCTCTCGAAGAGGCAAAGTACACCGTTGGACTTACATTTGACACACTTGAAGG GAATTGGTCTCAATTCTTAACGACAGCAATGGATGCGGTTGTACATAATTTGATCGAAGTGGATGCAGAAGAAACACACAAGCACCGTACATATTTCATGAAGAATATTACCGACGAGAAATCAAGATGA
- the LOC133700147 gene encoding uncharacterized protein LOC133700147, producing the protein MFDVLFGWRKASKCEKSIKLLHCRLNLLKRKRYSIVRQLREDIAQLLKIGQNEAAFARVEQLLKDQSLLDAYDLVDHNCEFIILHFPYIRKHKDRPKDINEAVSTLIFAAAWFGDLPELRAIRKLFGKRYGQKFIKDVPALQSGNLVNHEIMEKLRLKFISDSVKLKLINEIAMDYGLQLWYLGCDNRPKQHLLQFKIFGITQLQMPGNTDHQLERFVFEEDAGVSYNSTSVAMVLASYAKHSPDIPSELTIHPSDKAPMHKKAVHTENHSQYKYMYELPDQSDFESSGSNSMSEDSFKGNADIARTATPEISFQYHKRTVYVDEVEEFEFNGEDKRLFLFNASPRPLIDNYGVDGSTLLALSHHGYSEGNCNRPEPEDKIALSRKTHERIRNSYGHRLERRVDTKNNRKYESFLTPVNTKGNDCVVFNGQFCNFSPCQKQFYHRVFHFQNKQRTMMPAKERRSASLACYDILSKPVKGYVQSCKRSSRLSPEKKFRCCLEKSCYKCDGQVNGTQTQENKKLMETEESSDCPARYASSYDSSSQGPSPGSRNKTVPPKRLKGMTVPDNDNQSISSQLELSKGSTASSCSHVHPKLPDYDEIAAKFIALKKEHQLRTNAARHGLNIT; encoded by the exons ATGTTCGATGTTTTATTTGGATGGAGAAAAGCTTCAAAGTG CGAGAAATCAATTAAGCTACTTCATTGCCGCCTTAATTTACTGAAGAGAAAGAGGTACTCAATTGTAAGGCAATTACGTGAGGACATTGCTCAGCTTCTCAAGATTGGTCAAAATGAGGCTGCTTTTGCCAGG GTTGAACAGCTTCTCAAGGACCAGAGCTTATTGGATGCATATGATCTGGTGGACCACAACTGTGAATTTATCATTCTTCACTTTCCATACATTCGCAAACACAA GGACCGTCCGAAAGATATCAATGAAGCAGTTTCAACATTGATATTTGCTGCTGCATGGTTTGGGGATCTGCCAGAGCTCCGAGCGATCAGAAAGCTTTTTGGTAAGCGCTACGGGCAGAAATTCATTAAGGATGTACCTGCATTGCAGTCTGGAAACCTTGTCAATCATGAG ATTATGGAGAAACTACGTTTAAAGTTCATCAGTGATAGTGTGAAACTAAAATTGATCAATGAAATAGCCATGGATTATGGCCTCCAGCTGTGGTACTTGGGGTGTGATAACAGGCCCAAACAACATCTTTTGCAG TTTAAAATCTTTGGTATCACCCAATTGCAGATGCCTGGAAACACAGATCATCAACTGGAGAGGTTTGTTTTCGAGGAAGATGCTGGTGTCAGTTATAACAGCACCAGTGTGGCAATGGTGCTAGCTTCATATGCTAAGCATAGCCCTGATATTCCATCTGAATTAACCATCCATCCTTCGGACAAGGCTCCTATGCACAAAAAAGCAGTCCATACAGAGAATCATTCTCAATACAAGTATATGTATGAACTACCTGATCAAAGTGATTTCGAAAGTTCCGGCTCAAACAGCATGTCCGAAGACTCTTTCAAAGGTAATGCTGATATTGCAAGAACAGCAACTCCAGAGATTTCATTTCAGTATCACAAGAGAACTGTCTATGTTGATGAAGTGGAGGAATTTGAGTTTAATGGTGAGGACAAaaggttatttttgtttaatgcaTCCCCCCGTCCCTTAATTGACAACTACGGTGTTGATGGATCTACACTGTTGGCTTTATCCCACCATGGTTATAGTGAAGGCAATTGCAACAGACCTGAACCTGAGGATAAGATAGCATTGTCAAGGAAAACTCATGAAAGGATCAGGAACTCATATGGTCACAGGTTGGAAAGGAGAGTTGATACCAAGAACAATCGTAAGTACGAATCTTTTCTGACACCAGTAAACACGAAAGGCAACGATTGCGTGGTCTTCAACGGTCAATTTTGCAACTTTTCACCATGTCAGAAACAGTTCTATCATCgagtttttcattttcaaaataagCAGAGGACAATGATGCCAGCCAAAGAACGCAGGAGTGCCTCATTGGCATGCTATGATATTTTGTCCAAACCAGTGAAAGGGTATGTTCAGTCCTGTAAACGCAGCAGCAGATTAAGCCCTGAAAAGAAGTTTAGATGCTGCTTGGAGAAATCATGCTATAAATGTGATGGTCAGGTAAATGGTACTCAAACTCAAGAGAACAAGAAATTAATGGAAACTGAAGAATCATCAGATTGTCCAGCAAGATATGCCTCTTCTTATGATTCCTCTTCACAGGGGCCTAGTCCTGGTTCAAGAAACAAGACAGTCCCACCAAAAAGGCTAAAGGGCATGACCGTCCCTGACAATGATAACCAGTCAATTTCTTCTCAGCTTGAGCTTTCAAAAGGAAGCACGGCCTCATCTTGTAGCCATGTACATCCAAAGCTCCCGGACTACGATGAGATAGCAGCTAAATTCATAGCTCTCAAGAAAGAGCATCAACTAAGAACCAATGCAGCTAGGCATGGCTTGAATATCACATGA